The Platichthys flesus chromosome 10, fPlaFle2.1, whole genome shotgun sequence genome includes a window with the following:
- the arhgap5 gene encoding rho GTPase-activating protein 5, producing the protein MAKNKDARPPVFAISVVGLSGTEKDKGNCGVGKSCLCNRYVRPDADDYYSEHTSVLSTIDFGGRVVNNDHFLFWGDVSHRGDDGLDCKIYLIEQTEFIDDQTFLPHRSTNLQPYTKRAAATKLQSAEKLMYICTDQLGLEQDFDQKQMPDGKLNIDAFMLCIDVSKGCNRKFDDQIKFVNSLYSHIVKSKKPLVVAATKCDECVDQHLRDLQNFVASKKNLMLIETSARFNINVEVCFNTLIQQLDKTRGKPKTVPYLEAYKVQRHLVASGTDRFDKLMVHTVRDYHTTWKTVSNNMKGKPDYEDFITLEGSRKARNIFTKHIAQLKQEHIKRRREEYLTTLPKTLNNLLHNLEEVEHLTWPEAQSVIRNRADFQYWFVILEHTPWDETDHIDISDRRIPFDLLDTPDGERIYRSHVQHLLSEKRRVEMKDRFKKTLDRVHFISPGQPWEEVMCFVMEDEAYKYITESDRRDVYCRHQQEIVERAKEDFQEMLFEHAELFYDLDLNATPSGDKMSEIHSVLNEEPRYRALQKLAPDRESLLLKHIGFVYHPTKETCLSGQNCVDLKVEQVLANRLVQLDHGRSNLYYNSANIDKINLCLLGREGLSQELANEIRAQSTDDEYTLDGKIYELKLLPVDVNSTLLFSHTWVTTFKPHGCFCVFNSIESLNCIGDCIGRIRAEIAQSRRDRFAQPLPFILILANQRDSVCKNIPILRHQGQQLANKLQCTFVDIPSVAFPRKFTEFQVKQGLRAVLEGLKHNFDVLAPLPSIKDMSETDLRIVMCAMCWDPFSVDLILSPFLDSHCCSAGQPGQSNTLILDKIIGDSRRRIQVSVLSYHTAIGIRKDELVHGYILVYSAKRKASMATLRAFLAEVQDVIPVQMVAITDSQADFFENDAIKELMTEGEHIATEIAAKFTALYSLSQYHRQTEVFTPFFNEVLEKKPGIESSFLFDSSSRECTTGASEDVFPTSPHSHSPAYNTYYPESDDDNEAPPPYSPIGDDVQLLPTPSERAKYRIDLEGNEYPVHSTPVGDHDRNHKVPPPVRPKPVLPKPNVKKLDPNLLKTIEAGMRSNRRTTRGPMTHSEDVEASDNYADPVDTLLRSRGFHNDDIYAVPDDSHSRLVKIRNSFGGLHGLHGGGEEENGFDRKCQARPRPLKYKHRSKILFSKTKAYQRRFQSDSDGEESGPATQKKKKGRAHRGSEEDPLLSPADPWKGGIDNPAITSDPEQEDKKMKKKKPKTPKEPKKPKSSKPAKPLYPPARRTWESNYFGVPLQSLVTPERPIPLFIEKCVDYIERTGLTTEGLYRVSGNKTDQDNIQKQYDQDHSIDFVVMDVAVNAAAGALKAFFADLPDPLIPYSLQPELVEAAKIVDYMERLQVLREIVKKFPSVNYQVFKYIITHLNRVSQHSKMTLMTPDNLSICFWPTLMRPDFENKDTLSTTKLNQAVIESFILQSDYFFHGGEVAESSSSEGTPPPHCHNMVEALLPLQLPPPLQPQQIQHTLHPDPLI; encoded by the exons AGATGGGAAGCTGAACATCGACGCCTTCATGCTCTGTATCGATGTAAGCAAGGGTTGCAATAGGAAGTTTGATGACCAAATCAAGTTTGTGAACAGTCTCTACTCTCACATTGTTAAGTCAAAGAAGCCTCTTGTTGTTGCCGCCACAAAATGTGACGAGTGCGTGGACCAGCACCTGAGGGACCTGCAGAACTTTGTTGCCAGCAAGAAAAACCTGATGCTCATTGAGACATCAGCTCGCTTCAACATCAACGTGGAAGTCTGCTTCAATACCCTCATCCAGCAGCTGGACAAAACCAGGGGGAAACCAAAAACTGTGCCATATCTGGAGGCCTATAAAGTCCAACGGCACCTAGTTGCCTCAGGAACAGATCGATTTGACAAATTGATGGTGCACACGGTGAGAGATTACCATACCACGTGGAAAACGGTGAGCAATAATATGAAGGGCAAACCCGACTATGAGGATTTCATCACTTTGGAGGGCTCGAGGAAAGCACGAAACATATTCACAAAGCACATTGCACAACTGAAACAGGAGCACAttaagagaaggagagaggagtaCCTGACAACACTACCGAAAACCCTTAATAACCTCCTCCataacctggaggaggtggaacaCCTCACATGGCCGGAGGCGCAGAGTGTGATCCGGAACCGGGCCGACTTCCAGTACTGGTTTGTGATTCTGGAACACACACCGTGGGATGAGACGGACCACATCGACATCAGTGACCGCAGGATACCCTTTGACCTCCTCGATACACCCGATGGTGAGAGAATCTACCGAAGCCACGTCCAACACCTGCTGTCCGAGAAGAGAAGGGTGGAGATGAAAGACAGGTTCAAGAAGACACTCGACAGGGTTCATTTTATCAGTCCAGGGCAGCCTTGGGAGGAGGTCATGTGCTTTGTCATGGAAGACGAGGCATACAAGTACATCACAGAATCAGATAGGAGGGATGTTTACTGTAGACACCAGCAGGAAATAGTTGAAAGGGCCAAAGAGGATTTTCAGGAAATGCTTTTTGAGCATGCTGAGCTGTTCTATGACTTGGATCTGAATGCCACCCCCAGCGGCGACAAGATGAGTGAAATCCACAGTGTCCTGAATGAGGAGCCCAGATACAGAGCGCTGCAGAAGCTTGCCCCAGATAGAGAGTCGCTCCTTCTCAAACACATTGGGTTTGTTTACCACCCCACGAAGGAGACGTGCCTGAGCGGGCAGAACTGTGTTGATCTGAAAGTAGAGCAGGTTTTGGCCAACAGGCTGGTGCAGCTCGACCATGGACGCTCTAATCTCTACTATAACAGTGCCAACATCGATAAGATCAACCTCTGCCTCCTGGGAAGGGAGGGTCTCTCACAGGAACTGGCCAATGAGATCCGAGCTCAGTCCACAGATGATGAGTACACACTTGATGGTAAAATTTACGAATTGAAGCTTCTTCCTGTGGACGTCAACTCCACTCTGCTCTTCAGCCATACGTGGGTCACCACCTTCAAGCCACATGGTTGCTTTTGTGTGTTCAACTCCATAGAGTCTCTCAACTGTATTGGAGATTGCATAGGCAGGATCAGAGCAGAGATagcacagagcaggagagataGATTTGCTCAGCCGCTACCGTTCATTCTCATCCTGGCAAATCAGAGGGACAGTGTTTGCAAAAACATACCAATCCTGAGGCACCAGGGCCAACAGCTGGCCAACAAGCTGCAGTGCACCTTTGTGGACATCCCCTCTGTGGCCTTTCCACGCAAATTCACAGAGTTCCAAGTTAAGCAGGGTCTCCGAGCGGTGCTGGAGGGGCTAAAGCATAACTTTGATGTCTTGGCTCCACTGCCCTCCATCAAAGACATGTCAGAGACAGACCTTAGGATAGTGATGTGCGCTATGTGCTGGGATCCTTTCAGCGTTGACCTCATCCTCTCGCCTTTCCTCGACTCGCATTGCTGCAGTGCAGGGCAGCCAGGCCAGAGCAACACGCTGATACTGGACAAGATCATCGgggacagcaggaggaggatccAGGTCTCTGTCCTCTCTTATCACACTGCTATTGGTATCCGCAAAGATGAACTGGTCCACGGCTACATTTTGGTCTATTCTGCCAAACGCAAGGCTTCTATGGCGACCCTGCGGGCGTTCCTGGCTGAAGTCCAGGATGTGATCCCCGTCCAGATGGTGGCGATCACAGACAGCCAGGCAGACTTCTTTGAGAATGACGCCATCAAGGAGTTGATGACGGAGGGGGAGCACATTGCCACAGAGATTGCCGCCAAGTTCACAGCACTCTACTCGCTGTCACAGTATCATCGACAGACAGAGGTTTTCACTCCCTTCTTCAATGAAGTGCTGGAGAAGAAGCCGGGCATCGAGAGTTCTTTCCTGTTTGACAGCTCCTCACGTGAGTGCACCACTGGGGCCAGTGAAGATGTCTTCCCCACCTCGCCACATAGCCATTCCCCAGCCTACAACACCTATTACCCAGAATCTGATGATGATAACGAAGCCCCCCCACCATATAGTCCAATAGGCGATGATGTTCAGCTTCTCCCCACACCCAGTGAGCGGGCCAAGTACCGGATCGACCTCGAGGGCAACGAGTATCCAGTCCATAGCACGCCTGTGGGAGACCATGACCGCAACCACAAAGTGCCTCCACCTGTCCGGCCCAAACCAGTTCTACCCAAGCCTAATGTCAAAAAGCTGGACCCCAACCTGCTTAAAACCATTGAGGCCGGCATGCGAAGTAACCGCAGGACGACTCGCGGCCCAATGACCCACTCTGAGGACGTTGAGGCATCAGACAACTATGCAGACCCTGTGGACACCTTGTTACGGTCCAGGGGGTTCCACAACGACGACATATATGCCGTGCCTGATGACTCACACAGCCGCCTGGTCAAAATAAGAAACTCCTTTGGTGGGTTACATGGTCTCcatggagggggagaggaagagaatggATTCGACCGCAAATGTCAGGCCAGACCACGGCCGCTGAAATACAAACATCGTTCTAAAATCCTGTTTAGTAAGACAAAGGCCTACCAAAGACGATTCCAATCTGACAGCGATGGAGAGGAGTCCGGCCCTGCCacgcagaagaagaaaaagggaagaGCCCACCGGGGCAGCGAAGAGGATCCACTGCTCTCCCCCGCTGACCCCTGGAAGGGCGGGATAGACAACCCTGCTATCACCTCCGACCCCGAGCAGGAGgacaagaagatgaagaagaagaagcccaaAACTCCAAAGGAACCAAAGAAG CCGAAATCCTCCAAGCCCGCCAAGCCTCTGTACCCCCCCGCCCGCAGAACCTGGGAGAGCAACTACTTTGGCGTTCCGCTGCAGAGCCTGGTGACCCCCGAGCGACCCATCCCACTCTTTATCGAGAAGTGTGTCGACTACATCGAGCGCACAG GTCTGACGACTGAGGGCCTGTATCGAGTCAGTGGGAACAAGACGGACCAGGACAACATCCAGAAGCAGTATGATCAAG ATCACAGTATTGACTTCGTGGTGATGGACGTGGCGgtgaatgcagcagcaggagctctgAAGGCCTTCTTCGCCGACCTGCCCGACCCGCTGATCCCCTACAGCCTGCAGCCGGAGCTGGTGGAGGCAGCCA aaATCGTGGATTACATGGAGCGTCTTCAGGTGTTGAGAGAAATCGTGAAGAAGTTTCCCTCCGTCAACTACCAGGTCTTCAAGTACATCATCACACACCTCaacag ggtGAGTCAGCACAGCAAGATGACCCTGATGACGCCCGACAACCTGTCCATCTGCTTCTGGCCCACGCTGATGAGGCCCGACTTCGAGAACAAGGACACGCTGTCCACCACCAAGCTGAACCAGGCCGTCATCGAGTCCTTCATCCTGCAGAGCGACTACTTCTTCCACGGCGGCGAGGTGGCAGAGAGCTCCAGCAGCGAGGGCACCCCCCCGCCGCACTGCCACAACATGGTGGAGGCCCTGCTGCCGCTGCAGCTGCCCCCGCCCCTGCAGCCCCAGCAGATCCAGCACACCCTGCACCCAGACCCGCTGATATAa